One Luteolibacter rhizosphaerae DNA segment encodes these proteins:
- the accB gene encoding acetyl-CoA carboxylase biotin carboxyl carrier protein, with protein MDLKEIRKIVELMNEHGLTVFDMSKEGFHLKLRKGPDLDALRGMMAAAPAAPVYAAPAPAAAAAPAAAAAAPAAEGEAITSPMVGTFYRKSSPDAPPFVNVGDAVSEGQTLCIIEAMKVMNEIKAEKSGTISAVIAEDGNPVQFGDILFRIK; from the coding sequence GTGGACCTCAAGGAAATCCGCAAGATCGTCGAGCTCATGAACGAGCATGGCCTTACCGTCTTCGACATGTCGAAGGAGGGCTTCCACCTGAAGCTCCGCAAGGGCCCGGATCTCGATGCCTTGCGCGGCATGATGGCCGCCGCGCCCGCCGCCCCGGTCTACGCGGCCCCAGCTCCTGCTGCCGCCGCGGCCCCCGCAGCCGCTGCTGCTGCCCCCGCCGCGGAAGGTGAAGCGATCACCTCGCCGATGGTCGGCACCTTCTACCGCAAGTCGTCTCCGGATGCGCCTCCCTTTGTGAACGTGGGCGATGCCGTGAGCGAGGGCCAGACCCTCTGCATCATCGAGGCCATGAAGGTGATGAACGAGATCAAGGCCGAGAAGTCCGGCACCATTTCCGCCGTCATCGCCGAAGACGGCAATCCCGTCCAATTCGGGGACATTCTCTTCCGCATCAAGTGA
- the trmB gene encoding tRNA (guanosine(46)-N7)-methyltransferase TrmB has product MEETRLARVPERYEFTPADYFRRMEREEILRPDRPLEIDLGCGDGKFLLEMAEHYPERDFLGVERLLGRVRKVCKNIGKRGLENARVLRLESRYTAEWLLPLASVSRLHLLCPDPWPKLRHHRRRLIQEEFLQAVWEILEPGGEFLFKTDHPEYFEWAEEKVATFGKFESLDWPEDAFFYPKTDFQLLWESQGKTLQGLRLKKQG; this is encoded by the coding sequence ATGGAAGAAACACGGCTGGCACGGGTTCCGGAACGATACGAGTTCACCCCGGCGGATTATTTCCGCCGCATGGAGCGGGAGGAGATCCTGCGCCCGGATCGCCCCTTGGAGATCGATCTCGGCTGCGGCGATGGCAAGTTCCTGCTGGAGATGGCGGAACACTATCCGGAGCGGGATTTCCTGGGAGTGGAGCGCCTGCTGGGCCGGGTGCGCAAGGTGTGCAAGAACATCGGCAAGCGCGGGCTGGAAAATGCCCGGGTGCTGCGCTTGGAAAGCCGCTACACGGCGGAGTGGCTGCTGCCGCTCGCCTCGGTATCACGGCTGCACCTGCTCTGCCCGGATCCGTGGCCGAAGCTGCGGCACCACCGCCGGCGGCTGATCCAAGAGGAGTTCCTGCAAGCGGTCTGGGAGATTCTGGAACCGGGCGGGGAATTCCTCTTCAAGACGGACCACCCGGAGTACTTCGAGTGGGCGGAGGAGAAGGTAGCGACATTCGGGAAGTTCGAGAGCCTCGATTGGCCGGAGGACGCGTTCTTCTACCCGAAGACCGATTTCCAGCTCCTGTGGGAAAGCCAAGGGAAGACCTTGCAAGGACTGAGGCTGAAGAAGCAGGGGTGA
- a CDS encoding tetratricopeptide repeat protein, with product MKFAGAEKEIEKQKQELIEMKNTGEDLDEEINTLENKIEGKESEKTFSGILLAFLTAGLVGIVFVIHVLPAIAQRFTHAVYDSAEMVEKDPMHDARAKVAQGDWEGAIEAFRAAAVAEPLNRLPWVEIAKIQIDHLEDAGSAVTTLRTAIEGQEWEENDAAYLMFRLAEIYDKELHDRSSAATTLQQVMEQFPETRHSANARHKLHEWGLV from the coding sequence ATGAAGTTCGCAGGGGCGGAGAAGGAGATCGAAAAACAGAAGCAGGAGCTGATCGAGATGAAGAATACCGGCGAGGATCTCGATGAGGAGATCAACACGCTGGAAAACAAGATCGAGGGCAAGGAGAGCGAGAAGACTTTCTCCGGGATCCTGCTCGCCTTCCTCACCGCCGGTCTGGTCGGCATCGTCTTCGTCATCCACGTCCTGCCGGCGATCGCCCAGCGCTTCACCCATGCGGTTTACGACAGCGCCGAGATGGTCGAAAAAGACCCGATGCACGATGCGCGTGCGAAGGTCGCCCAAGGCGATTGGGAAGGTGCTATCGAAGCCTTCCGCGCCGCCGCAGTCGCCGAGCCGCTCAACCGTCTGCCTTGGGTGGAAATCGCGAAGATCCAGATCGACCACCTGGAGGATGCAGGTTCCGCCGTCACGACCCTGCGCACTGCGATCGAAGGCCAGGAGTGGGAGGAAAACGATGCCGCTTACCTCATGTTCCGCCTCGCGGAGATCTACGACAAGGAACTGCATGACCGCAGCTCCGCCGCCACCACGCTCCAACAAGTGATGGAGCAATTCCCGGAAACCCGCCACTCCGCGAACGCCCGCCACAAGCTCCACGAGTGGGGGCTTGTCTGA
- a CDS encoding phospholipase D-like domain-containing protein has product MPPLRHRIASLPTLVVPPLALLCASCASLHRNADQSDEMRPQAVDPLTGTGQLAVSAFRSTGMAAVRQPFTTIRTGLAVLWHRPREIVTGNVPAEIIPQPQPTEIPGTPEFDKLLDSKGIPLQEQGKVSFLVDGREFFGEVDRQLASTKKTVDVQVFIYDNDDIAVRYSDLFKQKSQEAKVRVLFDDLGSTFAHRAAPETPAPAGFTPPADIASYLKSGSEVRVRRTMNPWLICDHTKLLIFDRRTAILGGMNIGREYYSEWHDLMVKVEGPAVGSLTKQFNRAWRKAGPFGDFALFRKPGEVQRPEKIPDGIPVRLMRTDAARGQRHILNASLLAIRAARKRIWIENPYFAHDETALALAAAARRGVDVRVILPARGDSTIMDVGNLATARDLINAGAKIYRYPRMTHMKVMICDGWAQVGSANLDTLSMRINRELNLAFSDPATVKALENRVFLPDFRASKTIRVEETASPIAPIAEAVADQL; this is encoded by the coding sequence ATGCCGCCCCTCCGCCACCGGATCGCCTCGCTCCCGACGCTGGTCGTCCCGCCTCTGGCGCTGCTTTGCGCGTCCTGTGCTTCCCTGCACCGGAATGCCGATCAGTCCGACGAGATGCGCCCGCAGGCGGTCGATCCGCTCACGGGCACCGGGCAACTGGCGGTGAGTGCTTTCCGCTCCACCGGGATGGCGGCGGTTCGCCAACCTTTCACCACCATCCGCACCGGCCTCGCCGTGCTCTGGCATCGGCCCCGCGAGATCGTCACCGGAAATGTTCCGGCGGAGATCATCCCGCAGCCGCAGCCCACGGAGATTCCCGGCACGCCGGAGTTCGACAAGCTGCTCGACAGTAAGGGCATCCCCCTGCAGGAGCAGGGTAAGGTCTCCTTCCTTGTGGATGGCCGGGAATTCTTCGGGGAGGTGGACCGGCAGCTCGCCAGCACCAAGAAGACCGTGGATGTGCAGGTCTTCATCTACGACAACGACGACATCGCCGTCCGCTATTCGGATCTCTTCAAGCAGAAGTCGCAGGAGGCGAAGGTCCGCGTGCTTTTCGACGATCTCGGTAGCACCTTCGCCCACCGCGCCGCGCCGGAGACTCCCGCTCCCGCCGGATTCACGCCGCCTGCGGACATCGCCTCCTATCTCAAGAGCGGTTCGGAGGTACGCGTGCGCCGCACGATGAACCCTTGGTTGATCTGCGATCACACCAAGCTGCTGATCTTCGACCGCCGCACCGCGATTCTCGGCGGCATGAACATCGGCCGGGAATACTATTCCGAGTGGCACGACCTGATGGTGAAGGTCGAGGGGCCCGCCGTCGGGTCGCTGACGAAACAGTTCAACCGTGCATGGCGAAAGGCCGGCCCCTTCGGGGACTTCGCCCTTTTCCGCAAACCGGGCGAGGTCCAGCGACCGGAGAAGATCCCGGATGGCATTCCCGTCCGTCTGATGCGCACCGATGCCGCCCGCGGGCAGAGGCACATCCTGAATGCCTCCCTCCTCGCCATCCGGGCGGCGCGGAAGCGCATCTGGATCGAGAATCCCTACTTCGCCCACGATGAGACGGCCCTCGCCCTCGCGGCAGCGGCACGTCGCGGTGTGGATGTCCGCGTGATTCTCCCGGCCCGCGGTGACTCCACCATCATGGACGTGGGGAATCTTGCCACCGCCCGCGACCTGATCAACGCCGGGGCGAAGATCTACCGCTACCCGCGTATGACCCACATGAAGGTCATGATCTGCGACGGCTGGGCTCAGGTCGGCTCCGCGAACCTCGATACCCTCAGCATGCGGATCAACCGCGAGCTGAACCTCGCCTTCTCCGATCCGGCCACCGTGAAAGCGCTGGAGAACCGGGTCTTCCTCCCGGACTTCCGCGCCTCCAAGACCATCCGCGTGGAGGAAACCGCCTCGCCGATCGCCCCAATCGCCGAAGCCGTGGCCGACCAGCTTTGA
- a CDS encoding ComEC/Rec2 family competence protein, with amino-acid sequence MAGRLRRTVERHPLLWVALVAASAVVAVDGRPLQGLIGLALFTGLILLARQWRIALAALAFALLACQLYGLRWATQIKERSAIERERVRSAEITARIESDPRSSGRGWAALVEVERGGEGLVWFRGEGTAPPRGATISAKGRFLPFPQQRNPGTFDVASWLYRQGAWGSFDATSEAFEAKPPPPLIRMQEGLRENFRHSVTKGLDPAGPEAAVIRAMVLGDYPEGAESLVEVYRASGTLHAFSVSGMHVAMVGLIGWFVLKLLGVPRRGAVLILLTGMLAYAWVTGMKPPAVRSVIMAAALLGAFLVRRRPDLLNALGFALLAAVLTNGHLIFQIGVQLSFGVVFVIGIGTAVAARLFTWIEKREPYLPRPLYGKARALWLWVREWTASALAASTAASIGSVPLTLWHFGFVAPVSILASPLVGVLVLGLMALALVAVVFSPFPALQMTVNKANGHVANGCTRMAAFFAGVQGGNSTLPRGRPAENFMVVFDPGYGGGASVLHQDGSTVLIDAGSRASFRSVLSPSLRYLGLQPDSIALTHPDGGHIGGALDSLELYPVRQILGPVSRARSSVFRELNKAAEAKHLPVLLGVPGKTYPVNRDTWLEVLHQPPPDDMNTVADERVMILRLHWQGWRILFLGDAGWSTERNMIESGKDLSADIIVAGRNRHDSSMGDDFLAAVKPKAIIASHSDFPSEERIPPRWAAHCEELGIRLFHQGQTGAVTIGLGEDKSLDLRGFLNGQELHLEK; translated from the coding sequence ATGGCCGGACGGCTCCGCCGCACGGTGGAGCGCCACCCGCTGCTGTGGGTGGCTCTCGTCGCGGCTTCGGCGGTCGTCGCCGTGGACGGCCGCCCGCTCCAGGGCCTGATTGGTCTGGCGCTTTTCACCGGCCTGATCCTTCTGGCCCGGCAGTGGCGGATTGCCCTTGCCGCCTTGGCCTTCGCGCTTCTGGCGTGTCAACTTTACGGCCTGCGCTGGGCCACCCAGATCAAGGAGCGTTCGGCGATCGAACGCGAGCGGGTGCGCTCGGCGGAGATCACAGCCCGGATCGAATCGGACCCCCGATCTTCGGGGCGCGGTTGGGCGGCTCTGGTCGAGGTGGAAAGGGGAGGGGAGGGCTTGGTTTGGTTCCGTGGCGAGGGCACCGCTCCTCCGAGGGGTGCGACCATCTCGGCGAAGGGACGCTTCCTGCCATTCCCCCAGCAGCGGAATCCCGGGACCTTCGATGTCGCCTCCTGGCTCTATCGGCAGGGGGCATGGGGCAGCTTCGATGCGACCTCGGAGGCCTTCGAGGCCAAGCCGCCGCCGCCTCTCATCCGGATGCAGGAGGGGCTGCGGGAGAATTTCCGTCACTCCGTGACCAAGGGACTGGACCCGGCCGGGCCGGAGGCCGCCGTGATCCGTGCGATGGTCCTTGGCGATTATCCGGAGGGTGCGGAGAGCCTGGTGGAAGTGTACCGGGCGAGCGGCACGCTTCACGCCTTCTCCGTCAGCGGGATGCACGTTGCCATGGTCGGCCTGATCGGCTGGTTCGTGTTGAAGCTGCTCGGGGTGCCACGGCGCGGGGCCGTGCTGATCCTGCTCACCGGGATGCTTGCCTACGCCTGGGTCACCGGCATGAAGCCGCCAGCGGTGCGCTCGGTCATCATGGCGGCGGCCTTGCTCGGGGCTTTCCTCGTTCGCCGTCGCCCGGATCTTTTGAACGCGCTTGGGTTCGCATTGCTGGCCGCGGTGCTCACCAACGGGCATCTGATCTTCCAGATCGGCGTGCAGCTCTCCTTCGGGGTGGTCTTTGTGATCGGCATCGGCACGGCGGTGGCGGCGCGCCTGTTCACGTGGATCGAGAAGCGCGAGCCCTATCTGCCGCGTCCGCTCTACGGCAAGGCACGGGCGCTCTGGCTTTGGGTGCGGGAGTGGACGGCTTCCGCACTCGCGGCCTCGACCGCGGCAAGCATCGGCTCGGTGCCGTTAACGCTTTGGCATTTCGGTTTCGTGGCACCGGTTTCGATTCTGGCCAGCCCCTTGGTCGGTGTGCTGGTGCTGGGCTTGATGGCACTGGCCTTGGTGGCGGTGGTTTTCAGCCCCTTCCCGGCGCTGCAGATGACGGTGAACAAAGCGAACGGGCACGTGGCGAATGGCTGCACCCGCATGGCCGCCTTCTTCGCGGGCGTTCAAGGCGGGAACTCAACTCTGCCGCGTGGGCGTCCGGCGGAGAATTTCATGGTCGTCTTCGATCCCGGCTACGGCGGCGGTGCTTCCGTGCTGCATCAGGACGGATCGACCGTGCTGATCGATGCCGGCAGCCGCGCCTCCTTCCGGAGCGTTCTGAGCCCCTCGCTTCGCTACCTCGGGCTCCAGCCCGATAGCATCGCGCTGACCCATCCGGACGGCGGCCATATCGGCGGTGCGCTTGATTCCTTGGAGCTCTATCCGGTCCGGCAGATCCTCGGCCCGGTCAGCCGCGCACGGAGCTCGGTCTTCCGGGAACTGAACAAGGCGGCGGAAGCCAAGCATCTTCCCGTGCTCCTCGGCGTGCCGGGGAAGACCTATCCCGTCAACCGGGATACCTGGCTGGAAGTGCTCCACCAGCCCCCGCCGGATGACATGAACACCGTGGCCGATGAACGCGTCATGATCCTGCGCCTCCACTGGCAGGGCTGGCGCATCCTTTTCCTTGGCGATGCCGGATGGTCCACCGAGCGGAACATGATCGAGAGCGGCAAGGATCTCTCCGCGGACATCATCGTCGCCGGGCGGAACCGCCATGACTCTTCCATGGGCGATGACTTCCTCGCCGCCGTGAAACCGAAGGCGATCATCGCCAGCCACTCGGATTTCCCTTCGGAGGAACGCATCCCGCCGCGCTGGGCCGCCCACTGCGAGGAACTCGGCATCCGCCTCTTCCACCAAGGCCAGACGGGTGCCGTTACCATCGGCCTGGGCGAGGACAAGAGCCTCGACCTCCGCGGTTTCCTGAACGGTCAGGAACTGCATCTGGAGAAGTGA
- the accC gene encoding acetyl-CoA carboxylase biotin carboxylase subunit, translating into MIKRVLVANRGEIALRIIRACRELDIESVAVYSEADVDSMHVHLADEAVCIGPASSKESYLKPDRIIAAAEITEADAIHPGYGFLSENARFAEICESCNIKFIGPSAKVISMMGDKATARATAIANGVPITPGSEILADEKEGLAEAKRIGFPVMIKATAGGGGRGMRPCFSAEEFSALYKAASNEALAAFGNGDCYLEKLVLNPHHVEFQVIADTHGNFIQLGERDCSMQRRNQKIIEECPSPLLSPELRARMAEASVALIKNIGYENAGTIEYLVDDKGENFYFMEMNTRIQVEHPVTEEVMGCELIKEQIRIASGDPLSGHVLNAVPRGHSIECRINAEDPFNNFCPSPGKIDMWYAPGGKGVRVDTHVYSGYTVPPNYDSMIAKLIVTGANREIAIARMKRALGEFMIRGIKTTIPFQQEIIAHPDFISGNYDIGWVARYLEERKG; encoded by the coding sequence ATGATCAAACGCGTCCTTGTCGCCAATCGCGGTGAAATCGCCCTGCGCATCATCCGCGCCTGCCGGGAACTCGATATCGAATCCGTCGCCGTCTATTCCGAGGCCGACGTGGATTCCATGCACGTCCACCTTGCCGACGAGGCCGTCTGCATCGGCCCGGCCTCGAGCAAGGAAAGCTACCTGAAGCCGGACCGCATCATCGCCGCCGCGGAGATCACCGAGGCGGACGCGATCCACCCCGGCTACGGCTTCCTTTCGGAGAACGCCCGCTTCGCGGAGATCTGCGAGAGCTGCAACATCAAGTTCATCGGGCCCTCGGCGAAGGTGATCTCGATGATGGGTGACAAGGCCACCGCCCGTGCCACCGCCATCGCCAATGGCGTGCCGATCACCCCCGGCTCAGAGATCCTGGCCGACGAGAAGGAAGGCCTCGCCGAAGCCAAGCGCATCGGCTTCCCGGTCATGATCAAGGCCACCGCTGGCGGCGGCGGTCGCGGCATGCGTCCCTGCTTCAGCGCGGAGGAATTCTCCGCCCTCTACAAGGCCGCCTCGAACGAGGCGCTCGCCGCCTTCGGTAATGGCGACTGCTACCTCGAGAAACTCGTGCTGAATCCGCACCACGTGGAGTTCCAGGTCATCGCGGACACGCACGGCAATTTCATCCAGCTCGGCGAGCGCGACTGCTCGATGCAGCGCCGCAACCAGAAGATCATCGAGGAATGTCCCTCGCCGCTGCTGAGCCCGGAGCTCCGCGCGCGCATGGCGGAGGCCTCCGTCGCCCTGATCAAGAACATCGGCTACGAGAACGCGGGCACCATCGAGTACCTCGTCGATGACAAGGGCGAGAACTTCTACTTCATGGAGATGAACACCCGCATCCAGGTGGAGCATCCCGTGACGGAGGAAGTGATGGGCTGCGAGCTGATCAAGGAGCAGATCCGCATCGCCTCCGGCGACCCGCTGTCCGGCCACGTCCTGAATGCCGTACCGCGCGGCCACTCGATCGAGTGCCGCATCAATGCGGAGGATCCCTTCAACAATTTCTGCCCCAGCCCGGGCAAGATCGACATGTGGTATGCCCCGGGTGGCAAGGGCGTGCGCGTGGATACCCACGTCTACTCCGGTTACACCGTCCCGCCGAACTACGATTCGATGATCGCCAAGCTCATCGTCACCGGCGCGAACCGCGAGATCGCCATCGCCCGCATGAAGCGCGCGCTTGGCGAGTTCATGATCCGCGGCATCAAGACCACGATCCCCTTCCAGCAGGAGATCATCGCCCACCCGGACTTCATCTCGGGCAACTACGACATCGGCTGGGTGGCCCGCTATCTGGAAGAGCGCAAGGGCTGA